Part of the Mycolicibacterium mageritense genome is shown below.
TTCGGACACGCGCCGTGACCGGTTGTCGGAGAACGCCGATGCGTCGGCGATGAACTCGGTGGCGAGGTGGCTACCCGGTGCGCTGAGCCGCGTGATGTTGTCGAAGAGCTGGTCTTGAGCCTGCGGCGTGAGATAGATCAGCAACCCTTCGGCGATCCACGCGGTCGGCCGCTCGCAGTTAAACCCGCTCTCCAGCAGCACCTTTGGCCAGTCGTCGCGCAGGTCGACGCCGAGGGCACGGCGCTCGGCCGTCGGCTCGGCACCCATGTCCGCCAGGGTTCGGGTCTTGAATTCGACCACCGCCGGCTGGTCGATCTCGTAGACGACTGTGCCTGCGGGCCAAGCCAAGCGGTAGGCACGGGTGTCCAGTCCGGAGGCCAGGATGACGGCCTGACGCACTCCCGCATCCGCCGCGGTGGTGAAGAGTTTGTCGAAGAAGCGCGTGCGAACCGCCATCGCCTCGGCCGCCTGCCGCACACTGAACTCGGCGTCGCCGTCGGTGTCCGGATCTGCGTCGAGCATGCGCGTCGCGGCATCGGTGCCGACCGCGCGCACAAGCGGCTCGGCGTACGGGTCGTCGATCAGCGGATTCGGCCCCCGCGATGCCACTGCCCGTTGCGCGGCCACCACGGTGGCAGTCGCCCCCACGCTCGATGCCAAATCCCAGCTGTCACGGTCAGTTCTGCTCATCGTGGTGCCCTTCCCTCGTGCCATAGGTGACGGCGCGGTATTCGCCTGCTGCTCGCTCGTAGAGTGCGACGGCCGCCGCGGCAGCGGCGTCGAGATGATCGCGGCCCGGCGGCCGTGCCGGTTCGAAAACCCGGCGCACCGACTCGGCCAGTTGATCGGCCTTGGCTTCCAGGCTCAGGTCGACTTCGGCTGGAAGCAGCGGCTCGACCGCGAAGAAACCGAACGTCATCGCGGTCAGCGGATAGTACGCGTCTGCGGGGCGCAACCCGTCGCGCAGCAGGCCCTGGTCGTGGGCGATCCGCAGATACTCCTGCCACGCAACGAAATTCGCGCTCTGCGCGGACACTTGCGAGCTCTCACCCGCCAGCGCATCGACCGTGTCGACGTCGCGCGTATAGATTGCCCGCAGCACCGGGCGACTCATCGCCTCCAGGAAGATGCGACGCATCAGGCGGTGCGGAACCACCTCGCCCGCGTCGGAGCGCAAAGCCTCGACGACGGCGTCGATCATCCGGGCCGTTTCTCGGGCCGCCACGGCCGCCAGCATCTGCTCGCGACTGCGCCAGTGCAGGTACACCGTTCCCTTGCCGACACCTGCCCGCTTGGCGACCTCGTCGATCCGGATTCTGCGATAGCCCCAGCGCAGCAACAGATCCGCCGCGATATCGAGGATCCGGTCCGCACGCTCTCGTTGCCTGTCGGGCATGGCACCAAGTTTTGACCAAGATTCGGTTTTGGTCAAACGTACCGCCCGGAGCAGGAGCCCGTTCACCTCCCCGAAACAGGAGCACAATCGAAATAGAGCCTGTTTCAACGCGAGGGGAGTGAGACGAATGGTCAGAACACACACGGTGGTTGCGGGAGAAACGCTGTGGGCATTGGCGTTGCGCTATTACGGTGAGGCCGAGCTGTATCGGCTGGTTGCCACCGCGAGCGGCGTCAGTGACCCCAGCGCCATCAATGTGGGGCAACGGCTGATCTTTCCCGACTTCACCAGGTACACGGTCGCAGGCGGCGACACCCTGGCCGGCCTGGCCGAGCGCTTCTACGGCGACGCCGACCTGGACCACCTGATCGCGAAATCCAACGGTATCGCCGACGGCGACGACATCAGCGCCGGCCGGCAGCTGTTCATCCCGGACGTCACGAAATACAAGGTCGCCGCCGGGGATACGCTGTCGGCCTTGGCGTTGCGGTTCTACGGCGACGCCGACCTCTATCCCCTGATCGCCACCGTCAACAACATCGCCAACCCCAACGCGCTCGGTGTCGGACAGATGCTGGTCATCTTCTCCGGCCGCAGCGACGGCTTCGGCCTGCGCATCGTCGACCGCAACGAGAACGATCCGCGGTTGTGGTACTACCGCTTCCAGACCGACGCGATCGGCTGGAACCCGGGCGTCAACGTCCTGCTCCCCGACGACTACCGCACGAGCGGCAAGACCTACCCCGTGCTCTACATGTTCCACGGCGGCAACGACGACTTCCGTTCGTTCGACTTCATGGGCATCCGTGACTGGACCGCGGGCAAGCCGATCATCGTGGTGATGCCCGACGGCGGGCACGCCGGCTGGTACTCCAATCCGGTCAGCTCGTTTGTCGGCCCGCGGAATTGGGAGACGTTCCACATCGCGCAGTTGCTGCCGTGGATCGAGGCGAACTTCCGCACGTACGCCGAATACGACGGCCGCGCGGTCGGCGGGTTCTCGATGGGCGGCTTCGGCGCCCTGAAGTACGCCGCCAAGTACTACGGCCACTTCGCGTCGGTGAGCTCCCACTCGGGTCCGGCCAGCCTGCGCCGCGACTTCGGTCTCGTCGTGCACTGGGCCAACATCACGTCGGCCGTGCTGGACCTGGCGGGCGGCACGGTTTACGGCGCACCGCTGTGGGACCAGGCCAGGGTCACCGCCGACAACCCGGTCGAGCGCATCGACAGCTACCGCAACAAGCGGATCTTCCTCGTCGCAGGCACCAGCCCGGACCCGCTCAACTGGTTCGACAGCGTCAACGAGACCCAAGTCCTCGCGGGGCAGCGGGAATTCCGCGAACGGCTCAGCGTCGCAGGCATTCCCCACGAATGGCACGAGGTGCCCGGCGGCCACGTCTTCCGGCCCGAGATGTTCGCCATCGACCTCGACGGCATCATCAGCCGGCTTCGCCACGCGGCCTAGGAGTTCTTGGCAAGCTCCAGTTTGGATATCTGCGCGCCGCCGACGCTCCAACACGTCACGTGTGGCGGCGTAGTGGCGTGGCACACACTCTCATTCGATTCATGACCGAATGAGGGAGAGACCCACCCGATGACCACGTCGAACGAAAGTGCCCGCAACGGGGACGACGAGCAGCTGGCGGTGCTCGGCTACACCGGTGAGTTCAAGCGCTCGATGGGCCTGTTCGCCAATCTGTCGCTCGGCTTCACATACCTGTCCCCGCTGGTGGGCGTGTACTCGTTGTTCGCGTTCAGCCTCACCCTCGGCGGGCCGCCGTCCATGTGGTGGATCGTGATCGTGGGGCTCGGTCAGATGGCCGTCGCACTGGTGATGGGCGAGGTGGTCTCGCAGTACCCCGTCGCCGGCGGCATCTACCCGTGGACGCGCCGGCTGTGGGGCCGCAAATACGCGTGGCTGGTCTCGTGGATCTATCTGTGCGCGATGATCGTCACGGTCACGTCGGTGGCCGAGTTCGGCTCGGCATTCGTCGGTCCGTTGTTCGGTATCACGGCGTCCGACCTGAGCGGTCTGGCGATCGCGGTCGGCTTGCTGCTGCTGGCCCTGGCGTTCAACTTCAGCGGCACGCGTGCCCTGGCCCGGATCGCCCGCATAGGTTTGGCCGCCGAGCTGGTCGGGGTTATCGCACTGGGGCTCTACCTGCTCTTGTTCGAGCGCAAGCATTCGTTCGCGGTCTTGTTCGACTCGATGGGCGCGGGCGGCGACCAGCCCTACATTCTCGCGTTCATCGCGTCGGCACTGACGGGGCTGTTCCTGTTCTACGGATTCGAGGCCTGCGGTGACGTGGCCGAAGAGGTCGCCGATCCGGGCCGCGGCATCCCCAAGGCCATGATCCTGACCATCGTGATCGGTGGCGTTTCGGCGTTGATGTCGTATGTCGGCTACGTGCTCGCCGCGCCCAACCTGCAGGAGATCGTCAACGGTGAAGTGGCCGACCCGATTCCGTCCATCCTCGACGGCGCACTCGGCCACCTGGGCTCGAAGCTGTTCCTCGTCATCGCCGTGACCGCGTTCATCTCGTGTGTGCTCTCGCTACAGGCCGCCGCCAGCCGGCTGCTCTACTCGTTCGCGCGGGACCGCATGCTTCCCGCCAGTTCCTGGCTGTCGCGCATGTCGGACAACCACGTGCCCACCAACGCGCTGCTGACCGCGTGCATCGTGCCGATCGTGTTGTGCCTGTTCGTCTACTGGAAACCCGACGCGCTTCCCCGCATCACGGCGTTCGCGGTGTGCGGCATCTACATCGCGTTCCAGGCCGTGGTTCTTGCCGCGCTCCGCCAGCGCCTCAAGGGCTGGCGGCCCGGCGGGGTCTGGACCCTGGGCCGCTTCGGCATGGCGGTCAACATCATCGCGCTGCTCTACGGCGTCACCGCGATGATCCTGATGGTCATTCCGGTGCCTGGTTCCGAAGGGTTCGTCAACCGCTGGATCGTGGCCATCGGGCTGGTGGTCGTGATCGGTTCCGGCGCGATGTATCTGGTGCTCGGCAAGCCCGACCGGCACAGCGTCGACATTCCCGAGGACGACGCCATCGAGGTCGCCGATCGCCTGCGGGCCCTGCGCAGCACGGGTACCGTTCCCGAAACCTCCCTCGAACACTGACCGGCATCAGGAGAAAACCCATGCGTCCCAAAGCTGTTCCCAGCCTCGTGATGGTAGTCGCGGCCTGCGGCGTCGCTGTCGCCACGTCGGCCGTCGCGGCCGCAGAGCCCGGCACCGTCACGGTGATCGAACACGCCACCACCGACACCGTCGTCGACCTCGGCGCCACGGGCGACAGTGTCGGTGATCTGCTCACCTTCTCGAACGAGGTCTTCGACGCCGCCGACGGTCAGCCCATGGGCAAGTCCACCGGAGTGTGCACCCGCACAGTCGTCGGCGCCGAGTGGGACTGCGGGTGGACCCTGAGCCTGGCCGACGGCCAGATCACCGTCCAGGGACCGTTTTTCGACGGCACCGACTCGGTCCTCGCCATCACCGGCGGAACCGGACGCTACGTCGCGGCCCGCGGCGAAATGGGTCTGGCCCACATCACGCCCGACGGCAGCAAGTACCAGTTCAGCTACCGCCTGGTCTAAGCGGGCTCGGTCTTACCGGGCGTTTCAAGCCCGTCCACCAAAAGCGACATGCCATGGTGGGCGGGCATTTCGATGGCGAAGCTGTGCAGATCATCGACGGTGGCGAGCGTCTTGCCGGTGAACATGTCCGACACCGACGCACCGGGCGGCAGCGCTTTCGAGCGCACGGTACCCGCGATCTCCTCGTTGGCGAAGTTGAGCACCGTGAGCTGGTGATCACCGTTGGCCAGCTCGTGGACCAGCACGAGCATGCCGCGATGTGACACCTCGGGGATGTCGACCTGGCGGCTGGTGGCGATCTCGTAGTGCTTGCGCACCCGCAGAATGGCCTGAAGCTGCCGCAGGAAACTCGTCTCGTCGGCAAGCTGCTCCGGGATCGACCCGTAAAGACTTCTACCCCTAGGCATTCCGGCAATCGACCTGGTGGCCGTCGGGTTGTGACCCATCAGGTCGTGCGCGGCGCGATGGATCCAGCGCGTATCGCCGCCGTGCAGCAGCTCCTCGACGTCGGCCGGCGGAAGCGTCAGCATGCCGCACATGTCCCACCCGGACAACGCGAACACGCCCGGCTGCAGCGCGTTGAACATCGCCAGCAGCAGGTGCGCCCGGCGGATGCGATCGATGTCATCGATCTCGTCCAGATCGCGGATACCCAGCGTGGCGGCGATGACCGTCGCGGTGGTGCACGCGATTCCGTTCGTGGTGAAAACCAGGTTGTACGGGGCGTTCTCACCGGTGAGCTTCTCGGTGAGGTCGCCGCGGATGATGTCGCCCAGCGCCTCACCCGTGACCTCCTCACCCCGGAAGGTGTAGACGTCGTCGCGGTGCCCTGTCGACCAGTGCACGAGTTCGTAGGTGAGCTCGTCATGGTTCTGCAACGCGTGCACCAGCGAGGCCGGCTCGACACCCAGTTCGAGGGTCGTGCGCAACGTCAGCCGCAGGAACTCGGTGTCGGCGGTGGCCAGCGCATGCTGATAGGCGGGCCGGTTGATGAAGTCGTACGACAGATCCGCACCGGCCTCCCCGATCTCGCGGATGTCGTCGATGGTCAGGTTCAACTCCTGGAACGTGAACCCACCGACCTTGCGGACCATGCTCGCGATGAGGTGGTTGGCGGCCTCCGACAGCGGGTGCCCCTCCGACCAGGCCGTACTGTCCTCGGCCGCGGTCTTCTCGGCGCCCAGAAAGCCGTTGGCGTCCAGGCGAAGTCCGCCGGTGCCCAGATCGGCCAGCGAATGCAGCGCATCGCCGATCACCAGCCGCATGCCCGCGAACGACGGATCCAGCCAGTTGATCGAGGGCTGCCCGTCCTTGAAGTAGTGCAGATACACCCAGCGGCGCTCGACGCCGTCGATGCCGACCACGGGGCGGGTGACGCTCCAGTTGGTCTCCTTGACGCCCTCGGCGTAGAAGATCACGCGCTGCAACCGTCCGATGATGTACCCGGCCTTGTCGAGCCAGTCCTCAGTGGCGGTGTCGATGTTGACCGAATCCTGCCCGGCCGGCACGTCGGGCAGGTGGTCCCAGTCCAGCGGGTCGACCTCGACCATGTGATAGATGCCGGGATAGTCGGCGTACTTCATCTCGGCTAGCCGGAAATCCGCACCCTTGCCCGTGTGACCGGGCACGATGTCGTCAATTATGGTGCCGCCGTACCAGTTCGCCGTACCGCACATCTGCCGGAACTCGTCCTCGGTGCCGAACGCCGGGTCGATCTGAGTGCTGATGCGGTCGAAGTGCCCGTCGACGCTGGGTGTCAGCTGCCAGCCCGAGATGCCGCCCGCACGTTTGACGGGCCCGGTGTGGATGGCGTCGACGCCGATCTCGGCGAACGCCTTCCACATCTCCTCATCGGCCATGGCCTTGAGAAACGACTCCCCCGGCCGCGTGATCAGCGAAAGTGGATACGCCGTGAACCACACCGCGGCGGTGTCTACCGCACCCCGTGGGCTGGGGGTTGCATACGGGTTCTGCCACATCGAGCCCTGCCCGGAGAACTGCTGGCTGATCTCGTTGGCGTCGGCCAGCATCGACTGGCTCAGCAGCCACGACACGTAGGCCGGGTTGTCACCCGTCGCGGGACCGTCCTGGGCCACCGACCGGCGGATGAACGGCGACTTGACCCTGGGACGAAACCGCAACGCCCGAGGCCGCGCCGGGTGCAGGTGTTCGTCGAAGGTGATTTCGGTCGGCTCGTTCGGCTGATCGTCGGGTTCCGGCTCTGCCACCTGAGACATACATCCCCTCTCCGGACTTGGACGGGTCGCAGTCCCCAGCCTAGGCATCCGCTCGCGAATTCGACGAAAATGCCGCTGAGAGCGCGGTGGGGCGACACTTTCGTCGAAGTCGACGCGAAGGTCGGCGCGCTCGACCCGATTAGGGTTGGCGAGTGAGCTCTGAATCCCTGAAGTGGACCTGCGTCCTGTTCGACCTCGACGGCACCATCGCCAACTCGGCCAAGGGCATCACCGAATCCTTTGCAGCAACCCTGAACGAGCTGGGCCTGCCCGTCCCGCCGCCCGACGAACTGCGCACCTGGGTCGGACCACCGCCGGCGGAGTCCTTCCGGGTTCGGCTCGGTTTCGACGACGCCGCGGCCGAGCATGCCCGCCAGCTCTACCGCAAGCACTACCAACGCATCGGCAACGCCGACATCCGGACCTTCGACGCGATTCCTCCCGTCCTCGAAGCCCTTGCCACAGCAGGCATTCCGATGGCAGTGGCGACGTCGAAACCCGAGCACACGGCGGTCGACGTGCTCGAACGGCTCGGGCTTGCGCGCTATTTCGTCACGGTCTCCGGCGCGTCGAGAGACGAGAGCATCAGCGACAAGGCGTCGATCGTCGGTGAAGCGCTGCGGCGCCTGCACGCCGGCGGCGTCGACACCAGCAATCCGGTGATGGTCGGCGACCGCCTGCACGACGTCGTCGGGGCTGCCCGACACCACGTCCCGACCATCCTGGTCGACTGGGGATACGGCGAGCCTGACGAGCACACGCAAGCGCTCGTCACGGTCGACTCCGCGCAGGCGCTGAAGGCTGCTGTGCTCGGGTGAGGCGCGGGCGCCAACCTCGTGACAGCAGCGCGGTACGAGCCTCCTCGATGATGTCGTCGCCGTAATCCTCTTTGATGACGTGGATGACATGCCAACCGAGCCGCTGCAGCACGCGGTTCACCTGAACGTCGAGTGTGTACTGGCGACGGCTCGTGAGGTGCTGCTCGCCGTCATACTCCGCACCAACCTTGAACTCTTTCCAGACCATGTCGACGCGCCTCACGTAGCGATCGACTTCGTCGTAGACGACGAATTGCGTGGTGGGACGAGGTAATCCGGCATCGACGAACAAGAGCCGAAGCCAGGTCTCCCTCGGCGACTCGGCCCCGCCGTCGACGAGCGGCAGAACTTTCGCCAACTTGCGCAGCCCTCTCAGACCAGGGTGCCGTTTTGCGATCAACTTGACGTCCTCGATCGAGTACGGGCTCGCATTCATCAACGCGTCCATGCGTTCGACGGCCTCACCCCGCGGGAGACGACGGGCGAGGTCGAACGCGGTGCGTGCGGGGGTGGTGACTGGAATGCTCGCCACCATCGAGACCTCATCTTCGGCGAGGGTGTCATACCGGATGACCAGGCCGCGCTGTCTCCGGCCCGCGGCGACCACCTCCACCGGGATGTCGTCGTCGACCCATTTCGCGCCGTGGAGCGCCGATGCGGCCAAACCCGCAACGACGCCACCCGAGGTCAACGACGCGCCCAGGATCCGCTCGTGCAGCGATACCTCGTGCTGCCGCGGTATATACACCCCGCGACAGATCGGCCGATACCGGTGCCGTAGCTGTCCTTTGGTCAGGTGGCCTGCGGCAACGGCGTCACTGCCCACGAACGGAACTCGCACATGTACTTGGACGCACGCGGTCGCGAATCGGCTCCATCGCTCTCGAATTCGACGAGAACGTCGCTGCAGGCGCCTGCGCGCAACACTTTCGTCGAACTCGACGCAACCACCCGCGAACATAATGGCGCCATGGGCAACTGGACCAGATGCATCGGTGTCACGGTCGGCGCTGCGCTGGCGTGGTGTGAATGGAAAACGTGGCGGGCATCCCGCGAAGCACTGCCGGCGGACGGCATCGACCCACGTCAGGTGCGGGACGGCGAAGCCGTTCTCGTGCTCGGCTGTCCACGGCCGAGGCTTTACCGGTGGCGCGTGCGCATTGCGCTGCGCTCTACCGAGCCCTCACGAGCACGCTTCGTATTCTCCGGCGGAGCCGTGCGCTCCGAGCTGTCGGAAGCCCAGATGATGGCCGATTACGCGGAGTCGCTCGGCGTCCCCGCCGCCAACATCATTCTCGAAGACCAGTCGCGGACGACGGTGGAGAACATCACCAACTCGATACCGCTGCTGGCCGACGCCCCGGCGATCAAGATCGCGTCGAACACCTTTCACGCCCGTCGCGCCAGGCGCATCCTGCACGACGAGTCGCCTGAATTAGCAGCCCGATTGGTGCGGACCCGCGACTACATCCCCGGCGAGTGGGGCCTGTTGCACTTGGTGATGCTCGTCCACGAAGCCTTGCGGGCTCTGGTGCGGCGGAAACTCTAGCTCGAACCGTTCAGGGCCTCCAGCCCCGGGACATCAACACGTCGCGCGCCTGCTCGACGATGTCGGCACCACAGTCTTTTTTGATGACGTGGATGACGTGCCAGTCAAGCCTCTGCAGCACGCGGTTGACCCCGACGTCGAGGGCGTACTGGGTGCCGCGACGGCGTCACTGCCGACGAACGGAATGCGCATACTCATTTGACGCGCGCAGCCTCGGATCGGCTCCGTGCTTAGCTCCAATTCGACAAAACCGTCGCCCCACGCCACCAATCGCGACGATTACGTCGAATTGGGCGCGCCACAAGACGGGCGCGCGTCAAGACCGCGCAACCTAGCGCCGCCGCGACCTCAGATAATCCCCCACGACCGCGGCACCGAGCCCGTCAAGATCCGGCACCACGACA
Proteins encoded:
- a CDS encoding class I SAM-dependent methyltransferase; the protein is MSRTDRDSWDLASSVGATATVVAAQRAVASRGPNPLIDDPYAEPLVRAVGTDAATRMLDADPDTDGDAEFSVRQAAEAMAVRTRFFDKLFTTAADAGVRQAVILASGLDTRAYRLAWPAGTVVYEIDQPAVVEFKTRTLADMGAEPTAERRALGVDLRDDWPKVLLESGFNCERPTAWIAEGLLIYLTPQAQDQLFDNITRLSAPGSHLATEFIADASAFSDNRSRRVSEGFRRFGFDTELSELVYEGERSSVIEFLTARGWDVRAQSLDEVYAANGLELPGDDMFAAFADARCVSAVLTTPA
- a CDS encoding TetR/AcrR family transcriptional regulator translates to MPDRQRERADRILDIAADLLLRWGYRRIRIDEVAKRAGVGKGTVYLHWRSREQMLAAVAARETARMIDAVVEALRSDAGEVVPHRLMRRIFLEAMSRPVLRAIYTRDVDTVDALAGESSQVSAQSANFVAWQEYLRIAHDQGLLRDGLRPADAYYPLTAMTFGFFAVEPLLPAEVDLSLEAKADQLAESVRRVFEPARPPGRDHLDAAAAAAVALYERAAGEYRAVTYGTREGHHDEQN
- a CDS encoding alpha/beta hydrolase-fold protein; its protein translation is MVRTHTVVAGETLWALALRYYGEAELYRLVATASGVSDPSAINVGQRLIFPDFTRYTVAGGDTLAGLAERFYGDADLDHLIAKSNGIADGDDISAGRQLFIPDVTKYKVAAGDTLSALALRFYGDADLYPLIATVNNIANPNALGVGQMLVIFSGRSDGFGLRIVDRNENDPRLWYYRFQTDAIGWNPGVNVLLPDDYRTSGKTYPVLYMFHGGNDDFRSFDFMGIRDWTAGKPIIVVMPDGGHAGWYSNPVSSFVGPRNWETFHIAQLLPWIEANFRTYAEYDGRAVGGFSMGGFGALKYAAKYYGHFASVSSHSGPASLRRDFGLVVHWANITSAVLDLAGGTVYGAPLWDQARVTADNPVERIDSYRNKRIFLVAGTSPDPLNWFDSVNETQVLAGQREFRERLSVAGIPHEWHEVPGGHVFRPEMFAIDLDGIISRLRHAA
- a CDS encoding APC family permease, whose translation is MTTSNESARNGDDEQLAVLGYTGEFKRSMGLFANLSLGFTYLSPLVGVYSLFAFSLTLGGPPSMWWIVIVGLGQMAVALVMGEVVSQYPVAGGIYPWTRRLWGRKYAWLVSWIYLCAMIVTVTSVAEFGSAFVGPLFGITASDLSGLAIAVGLLLLALAFNFSGTRALARIARIGLAAELVGVIALGLYLLLFERKHSFAVLFDSMGAGGDQPYILAFIASALTGLFLFYGFEACGDVAEEVADPGRGIPKAMILTIVIGGVSALMSYVGYVLAAPNLQEIVNGEVADPIPSILDGALGHLGSKLFLVIAVTAFISCVLSLQAAASRLLYSFARDRMLPASSWLSRMSDNHVPTNALLTACIVPIVLCLFVYWKPDALPRITAFAVCGIYIAFQAVVLAALRQRLKGWRPGGVWTLGRFGMAVNIIALLYGVTAMILMVIPVPGSEGFVNRWIVAIGLVVVIGSGAMYLVLGKPDRHSVDIPEDDAIEVADRLRALRSTGTVPETSLEH
- a CDS encoding allene oxide cyclase family protein codes for the protein MRPKAVPSLVMVVAACGVAVATSAVAAAEPGTVTVIEHATTDTVVDLGATGDSVGDLLTFSNEVFDAADGQPMGKSTGVCTRTVVGAEWDCGWTLSLADGQITVQGPFFDGTDSVLAITGGTGRYVAARGEMGLAHITPDGSKYQFSYRLV
- the treS gene encoding maltose alpha-D-glucosyltransferase, producing the protein MSQVAEPEPDDQPNEPTEITFDEHLHPARPRALRFRPRVKSPFIRRSVAQDGPATGDNPAYVSWLLSQSMLADANEISQQFSGQGSMWQNPYATPSPRGAVDTAAVWFTAYPLSLITRPGESFLKAMADEEMWKAFAEIGVDAIHTGPVKRAGGISGWQLTPSVDGHFDRISTQIDPAFGTEDEFRQMCGTANWYGGTIIDDIVPGHTGKGADFRLAEMKYADYPGIYHMVEVDPLDWDHLPDVPAGQDSVNIDTATEDWLDKAGYIIGRLQRVIFYAEGVKETNWSVTRPVVGIDGVERRWVYLHYFKDGQPSINWLDPSFAGMRLVIGDALHSLADLGTGGLRLDANGFLGAEKTAAEDSTAWSEGHPLSEAANHLIASMVRKVGGFTFQELNLTIDDIREIGEAGADLSYDFINRPAYQHALATADTEFLRLTLRTTLELGVEPASLVHALQNHDELTYELVHWSTGHRDDVYTFRGEEVTGEALGDIIRGDLTEKLTGENAPYNLVFTTNGIACTTATVIAATLGIRDLDEIDDIDRIRRAHLLLAMFNALQPGVFALSGWDMCGMLTLPPADVEELLHGGDTRWIHRAAHDLMGHNPTATRSIAGMPRGRSLYGSIPEQLADETSFLRQLQAILRVRKHYEIATSRQVDIPEVSHRGMLVLVHELANGDHQLTVLNFANEEIAGTVRSKALPPGASVSDMFTGKTLATVDDLHSFAIEMPAHHGMSLLVDGLETPGKTEPA
- a CDS encoding HAD hydrolase-like protein produces the protein MSSESLKWTCVLFDLDGTIANSAKGITESFAATLNELGLPVPPPDELRTWVGPPPAESFRVRLGFDDAAAEHARQLYRKHYQRIGNADIRTFDAIPPVLEALATAGIPMAVATSKPEHTAVDVLERLGLARYFVTVSGASRDESISDKASIVGEALRRLHAGGVDTSNPVMVGDRLHDVVGAARHHVPTILVDWGYGEPDEHTQALVTVDSAQALKAAVLG
- a CDS encoding YdcF family protein, encoding MGNWTRCIGVTVGAALAWCEWKTWRASREALPADGIDPRQVRDGEAVLVLGCPRPRLYRWRVRIALRSTEPSRARFVFSGGAVRSELSEAQMMADYAESLGVPAANIILEDQSRTTVENITNSIPLLADAPAIKIASNTFHARRARRILHDESPELAARLVRTRDYIPGEWGLLHLVMLVHEALRALVRRKL